From Triticum urartu cultivar G1812 chromosome 2, Tu2.1, whole genome shotgun sequence, a single genomic window includes:
- the LOC125535029 gene encoding probable pectate lyase 8: MRSCSALLLGGPSEGRPGYKSARFSKPLFSASLPPSAPPRPKFLPLSAFPPSRPPKLLSQRESARALGKAMAEQAGARRSWAALGAVSLLVLLIVALSGGTGVAGLSGGSRLRSASTAKVVTAAASGARRWLRDSTSRLAATTTATAARGERADDHADGSAAVAVAVAGAVEDPEAVVSQVHMSIRNSTARRNLGYLSCGTGNPIDDCWRCDSDWHNNRQRLADCGIGFGRNAIGGRDGKIYVVTDAGDDDPVNPKKGTLRYAVIQDEPLWIIFKRDMVITLSQELIMNSFKTIDGRGANVHIANGACITIQYVTNVIIHGLHIHDCRPTGNAMVRSSPSHYGWRTMADGDAVSIFGASHVWVDHCSLSNCADGLVDAIMGSTAITVSNNYFTHHNEVMLLGHSDSYLKDKAMQVTIAFNHFGEGLIQRMPRCRHGYFHVVNNDYTHWEMYAIGGSAEPTINSQGNRYLAPTNPFAKEVTKRVETAQTTWKAWNWRSEGDMLLNGAFFTPSGAGASASYSRASSLGAKSSSMVATITSGAGALSCHKGSSC; encoded by the exons ATGCGGTCCTGCTCTGCTCTGCTCCTCGGAGGCCCAAGCGAGGGGAGACCGGGGTATAAATCGGCGCGGTTCTCGAAGCCCCTCTTCTCCGCCTCGCTCCCTCCctccgccccgccccgccccaaatttctccccctttccGCTTTCCCTCCCTCGCGCCCGCCCAAGCTGCTTTCACAGCGAGAGAGCGCGCGCGCGTTGGGGAAGGCAATGGCGGAGCAAGCGGGTGCCAGGAGGAGCTGGGCCGCGCTCGGGGCCGTCTCCCTGCTCGTCCTCCTCATCGTCGCCCTCTCCGGCGGCACCGGCGTCGCGGGGCTCTCCGGCGGCAGCAGGCTCCG CTCCGCGTCGACGGCCAAGGTGGTGAccgcggcggcgagcggcgccaGGCGGTGGCTGCGGGACTCCACGTCACGGCTTGCGGCCACGACTACAGCGACGGCGGCGAG GGGCGAACGTGCCGACGATCACGCCGACGGTTccgcggcggtggcggtggcggtggctgGCGCGGTGGAGGACCCGGAAGCGGTGGTCTCGCAAGTGCACAT GTCGATCAGGAACAGCACCGCTCGGAGGAACCTGGGGTACCTGTCGTGCGGCACCGGGAACCCCATCGACGACTGCTGGCGCTGCGACTCCGACTGGCACAACAACCGGCAGCGCCTCGCCGACTGCGGCATCGGCTTCGGCCGCAACGCCATCGGCGGCCGCGACGGCAAGATCTACGTGGTCACCGACGCAGGCGACGACGACCCCGTGAACCCCAAGAAGGGCACGCTGCGCTACGCCGTCATCCAGGACGAGCCGCTGTGGATCATCTTCAAGCGCGACATGGTCATCACCCTCTCCCAGGAGCTCATCATGAACAGCTTCAAGACCATCGACGGCCGCGGCGCCAACGTGCACATCGCCAACGGCGCCTGCATCACCATCCAGTACGTCACCAACGTCATCATCCACGGCCTCCACATCCACGACTGCCGCCCCACCGGCAACGCCATGGTGCGCAGCTCGCCCAGCCACTACGGGTGGCGCACCATGGCCGACGGCGACGCCGTCTCCATCTTCGGCGCCAGCCACGTCTGGGTCGACCACTGCTCCCTCTCCAACTGCGCCGACGGCCTCGTCGACGCCATCATGGGCTCCACCGCCATCACTGTGTCCAACAACTACTTCACCCACCACAATGAG GTGATGCTGCTGGGTCACAGTGACTCCTACCTCAAGGACAAGGCAATGCAGGTCACCATAGCTTTCAACCATTTCGGGGAAGGGCTCATCCAGAGGATGCCAAG GTGCAGGCATGGTTACTTCCATGTGGTGAACAATGACTACACCCACTGGGAGATGTACGCCATCGGAGGGAGCGCCGAGCCGACCATCAACAGCCAGGGGAACCGCTACCTCGCCCCAACCAACCCTTTTGCCAAAGAG GTGACAAAGAGAGTCGAGACCGCTCAGACCACCTGGAAGGCCTGGAACTGGAGATCAGAGGGTGATATGCTGCTGAACGGCGCCTTCTTCACCCCATCGGGGGCAGGCGCCTCAGCCAGCTACTCGCGCGCTTCCAGCCTTGGCGCCAAGTCCTCATCCATGGTCGCCACCATCACCTCTGGGGCGGGCGCCCTGTCGTGCCACAAGGGCTCTTCCTGCTAG